The sequence CATCTTCAAACTCTTTTTTTCTTTTATCTTCTGAAGCTTCCTCTTTTTTATCCTGTTCTACTTGAGGTTGTTCCTCTTGAGGAATATCTTCTTTCTTTTCTGCCTCTTGAGTCTTATTTTCTTGTGTCTCTATTTTTTGCTTCTCATTTTCATCAAAGAAATTTTTATCGTTCAATTATTTTGTCCTCCTCACACTTAGTTTTATACATTTATTATCTTTATTAATATATTTTCTATTTCCTCTTATTCCAGCAATCCAAATAATTTCATCATTATAAACTACAATAGGAATTGAATCTCTTTTTTCTTTAGCAATTTTTTCATTAATAAATATATCTTTTAATTTCTTTTCTCCTAACATTCCTATTGGAGTAATTTTATCTCCCTCTTTTCTACTTCTTATAGTAAGAATATCTCCCCTATTTAAAGAAGTATAGAAGCAATCTTTATTTTGTTCCTTTTTTTCTGTATATTCTGCTTCTATAATATATTCTCCAAAATCAACTATTCCTGGAATAATCAATTTTTTTTCTTTAATTTTTTCTTTTATAAGATTTTTTTCACTTATTCTTAAAATATTATACTCTTTTTTTAGAACATACTTTTCATTTAAAGAGATTTCTTGACTTCCACCCTTAGTTAAAATACTATCAATTAGCTCTATTTTTTTTCTATTTACTTCTAAACTATATTTATACAGATATTTACTCAATATTTTTCCTCTTATACTTTTAGGAAATTTTAAAATAGTATCTATATCAATAGTTTCTTCCTTTGAATAAATTTCTATTTCTTTTTCTAGAAAACTATTTATCTCTCTAATCTCTTCAATTAGTGAAAAAACTTTATCTTTAAATTTAGGATTATATCTTTTTTCAATAAAAGGAATTAAGTCCAATCTTATACTATTTCTTGTAAATTCATTTTCTAAATTTGTGCTATCTATACAATAAGAAATTTGATTACTATCTAAATACTCTAAAATTTCTTTTTTATAGATTTCTGAAATAGGACGAATATATTTTCCTCTTTTTGATATTATTCCTTCTAATCCTGAAATTCCTGTCCCTCTCGAAAGTCTAAACATAAATGTTTCAATTTGATCATCTTTATTGTGAGCTAATGCTATTTTATTACTTTTTGTTTTTTCTAATATTTCTTCATAGTAATCATATCTAGCTTCACGTCCAGCCTCTTCTAATGTTAATCCTTTCTCTTCTCCTAAAGAGGTAATATTAATCTTTCTAGAAAATACTTCTAGCCCTTTTGCTTTCCCATAGTTTATAGAAAAATCCTCATCTCTTTGAGCTTCTTCCCCTCTTAAAAGATGATTTATATGTACTAAAACTATATTGAAATTTATTTTTTCTTTTAATTTTAAAAGCATTTCAACTAAAAATACAGAATCTGGACCACCTGAAAAACCAACAACAATTCTATCTCCATTTTCTATTAGAAGTTCTCTATTATTTTTATTTAATATTTTTTCGAATAATCTCATAAAATCACTCTTTTCATAAAATTATAACATATCTTAGCTTATTTTTCCAAAGTTTTTTTTACCACTCTTGTTTTCTTTTCTCTATAATCAAAAAATATAAAAATCTCTTCTGGTATTTTTTTGAAAATATTGTAAGTAAATTTTTCTAATTCACTATTTTTATGTCCTTCTCTAATACTCTTATAGTTCCCTTCTCTTATTATTTCATCATATAACTCCCCATCTTTTTTACTTTGGAACCATTCTGGATAAAATCCTGGCTTTCCTATCATTAAATAATCATATTTCAAATATTCTATAAAAATTTCTAACATTGAAAATTCTTTATATCTATAAAAATCATACAAAAGTGTAAAAAGTGTGCTCTCTTTATGACTTACTTTTAAATATCCCTTTTTATCAAAATAATCAGCTATATCTTCATAAAAAGAAAAAGCACTATCATAATGAGTATCTATTATCCATTGTACACTATTTGGAAATTTTTCTGAATTATAATAAAAATCTAATACCTTTTCAATATTTTTTAATTTTACAATCTCACTAAAATTTATAAATTCATTAGAAAATACTTCATATGGTGGTTTTGAAAAATATTTATAAGAGTATTGTTCTCTTTCTTCATACATTTTTGTTCCTTTTAAAAGTTTTAAAAATCCTAATTGTATCATCTCTGGTTTTAGTTTATGAACATAATCAAATGAATATCTAAATTTATCATATGTTTCATATGGAAGTCCAGCTATTAAATCTAAGTGTAAATGTATATTTCTACTTATTCTTTTTATATTATGTTCTAATTTTTCAAGATTATTTACTCTCCCAATACTTTTCATAGCTTGAGGATCTATTGTTTGTACACCTATTTCAAATTGAAAATATCCCTTTGGTACAGTTTCTAAAAAATCTAAAGTTTCATCATCAAAAATATTAGCATTTATTTCAAAATGGAAAGTAATTCCTTCTCTATAATTTTCAAGTAAAAATTTCCAAATTGCCATATACTTTTCTTTACTTAAGTTAAAAGTTCTATCTACAAATTTTAAAAGTTTTATTGGAGAATCTAAAAATTTTTTTAAATCCTTTTTGGTTCTATCTATTGAATAATATCTTACACTTTTATCTATTGAAGACATACAGTATGAGCAATTAAAAGGACAACCTCTAGAAGATTCATAATAAAATATTTTTGTTCTATCCTCTAACTCTTCATCATCATATGGAAATGGAATTATATCCAAATTTTCAATAAGAGTTTCTACTACATTATATTTTATTTCGCCATTCTCTCTATATACAACACCTTTTACTTCGGATATATTCTTAGTTAAAAAGTTTAAAAGGATCTTTTCTCCCTCTCCAGTAAGTATATAATCTATTTCACTATTCTCTTGTATAGTTTTATCCCATTCATAAGAAACCTCTGGACCACCCAAAGCTATCTTTACATTTGGAAGTATTTTTTTTAATTCTTTAGTTATATCAAAAACATACTCTTTATTCCAAATATATGTTGAAAATATTACCATATCTGGTTGTTGTTCAAAGATATCTTTTATTATATTAATAAGTTGATTATTTATATTTGTTTCATAGATATCTAATCTAATCTCACTATTTGCTTCCACGTATTTTTTTAAATATCTAACTGC comes from uncultured Fusobacterium sp. and encodes:
- a CDS encoding B12-binding domain-containing radical SAM protein; amino-acid sequence: MKKIILTAINSQYVHLNVAVRYLKKYVEANSEIRLDIYETNINNQLINIIKDIFEQQPDMVIFSTYIWNKEYVFDITKELKKILPNVKIALGGPEVSYEWDKTIQENSEIDYILTGEGEKILLNFLTKNISEVKGVVYRENGEIKYNVVETLIENLDIIPFPYDDEELEDRTKIFYYESSRGCPFNCSYCMSSIDKSVRYYSIDRTKKDLKKFLDSPIKLLKFVDRTFNLSKEKYMAIWKFLLENYREGITFHFEINANIFDDETLDFLETVPKGYFQFEIGVQTIDPQAMKSIGRVNNLEKLEHNIKRISRNIHLHLDLIAGLPYETYDKFRYSFDYVHKLKPEMIQLGFLKLLKGTKMYEEREQYSYKYFSKPPYEVFSNEFINFSEIVKLKNIEKVLDFYYNSEKFPNSVQWIIDTHYDSAFSFYEDIADYFDKKGYLKVSHKESTLFTLLYDFYRYKEFSMLEIFIEYLKYDYLMIGKPGFYPEWFQSKKDGELYDEIIREGNYKSIREGHKNSELEKFTYNIFKKIPEEIFIFFDYREKKTRVVKKTLEK
- the tilS gene encoding tRNA lysidine(34) synthetase TilS; translated protein: MRLFEKILNKNNRELLIENGDRIVVGFSGGPDSVFLVEMLLKLKEKINFNIVLVHINHLLRGEEAQRDEDFSINYGKAKGLEVFSRKINITSLGEEKGLTLEEAGREARYDYYEEILEKTKSNKIALAHNKDDQIETFMFRLSRGTGISGLEGIISKRGKYIRPISEIYKKEILEYLDSNQISYCIDSTNLENEFTRNSIRLDLIPFIEKRYNPKFKDKVFSLIEEIREINSFLEKEIEIYSKEETIDIDTILKFPKSIRGKILSKYLYKYSLEVNRKKIELIDSILTKGGSQEISLNEKYVLKKEYNILRISEKNLIKEKIKEKKLIIPGIVDFGEYIIEAEYTEKKEQNKDCFYTSLNRGDILTIRSRKEGDKITPIGMLGEKKLKDIFINEKIAKEKRDSIPIVVYNDEIIWIAGIRGNRKYINKDNKCIKLSVRRTK